Proteins from one Emys orbicularis isolate rEmyOrb1 chromosome 2, rEmyOrb1.hap1, whole genome shotgun sequence genomic window:
- the DSCC1 gene encoding sister chromatid cohesion protein DCC1, producing MRSREEVEATLHIAKLNPAELLPPVHCLSFSPRASAGECCLLQLEPGLCAALEAGHSLVIRGEKDEQAVLCSKDKTYDMKIADTSNMLLFIPGCKTPEQLLADQASCNIIHTQIAGFSNNYWELRKCRPKLKKLKKLLMENPYEGPDSEREKALTDSKYTMEDLLDRIQASEEQILHQLQVINACKIEGYWRVLEFDYEMKLLNHVTQLIDSESWSFSKVPLSICLQELGPLEPEEMIQHILLSYGMKYTDEDEVYFEMNADKICTATAQMLLQNAVKFNLAEFQEVWQQSVPEGLTTRLDQLKGLALLDRHSRPETIFLLKVEELPEDNQERFNRLFTIREKWTEADIAPYIQDLCAEKQTVAALLTKYARSSLQNGVKVYNSRRPIS from the exons ATGCGGAGCCGCGAGGAGGTGGAGGCCACGCTGCATATCGCGAAGCTGAACCCGGCGGAGCTGCTGCCGCCCGTGCACTGCCTCAGCTTCAGCCCCCGCGCCAGCGCCGGAGAATGCTGCCTgctgcagctggagccgggcctTTGCGCCGCGCTGGAGGCGGGGCACAG CCTAGTGATCCGTGGTGAAAAAGATGAACAAGCTGTGCTGTGCAGTAAAGATAAAACTTATGATATGAAAATAGCAGATACTTCAAATATGTTGCTGTTTATCCCTGGCTGTAAAACTCCAGAACAGCTGCTTGCAGATCAAGCATCATGTAATATCATTCACACCCAG ATTGCTGGTTTCTCCAATAATTACTGGGAATTAAGGAAATGTCGACCTAAACTAAAGAAACTAAAGAAACTTCTAATGGAAAATCCTTATGAAGGGCcagacagtgagagagagaaagctctGACTGACTCAAAG TATACAATGGAAGACTTGCTAGATCGGATTCAAGCGAGTGAGGAGCAAATACTGCATCAGTTGCAGGTTATAAATGCCTGTAAAATTGAAG GATATTGGCGGGTTCTAGAATTTGATTATGAGATGAAACTTCTGAATCATGTGACTCAACTAATAGATTCTGAATCTTGGTCTTTTAGCAAGGTTCCTTTAAGTATCTGTCTTCAAGAACTTGGACCCCTGGAACCCGA AGAAATGATACAACATATTCTTTTAAGTTATGGAATGAAATATACTGATGAAG atGAAGTTTATTTTGAAATGAATGCAGATAAAATATGCACAGCTACAGCACAAATGCTCTTGCAAAATGCAGTTAAATTCAATCTAGCTGAGTTTCAAGAAGTATGGCAACAAAGTGTCCCTGAAGGGCTGACGACAAGGCTGGATCAGCTCAAG GGTTTGGCTCTGTTGGATAGACACTCAAGACCAGAGACTATCTTCTTGCTAAAAGTAGAAGAGTTGCCTGAGGATAACCAGGAAAGGTTCAACAGGCTATTTACCATTCGGGAAAAGTGGACAGAAGCAGATATTGCCCCATATATTCA agACTTATGTGCAGAGAAGCAAACAGTAGCTGCACTTCTGACCAAATATGCTCGTTCTTCCTTGCAGAATGGTGTCAAAGTTTATAACTCTAGAAGACCCATCTCATAA